Proteins from one Blattabacterium cuenoti genomic window:
- the serS gene encoding serine--tRNA ligase, which produces MFKAFFIQKNREKILLGLKKRNFQKLHIVDEILTLYKKKKIAQKVLNKILEKENLVSKEIGKIINLNKINKDIQIKSLKEKSLFFKKEKKNINFKLKRIIQILEEKLNKIPNIPDEKVKNNLKKNEIIFQKEKIHCNIEKPLTHWELSKKFYLFDTKLGTEICGPGFLVYIGKAAKLQRSLIQYFLDKNIQASYKEYSLPYLINNKSGYYTGQIPDKENQMYFIEKDNLYLIPTGEIPIMNCYRNKIFLYKDLPIKSTTYTSCFRREAGSYGLKVRGLNRLHQFEKVEIIQITTQDSSFFSLEEMILHVKSILQSLDLPFRIICLNGYDLGFSSSITYDFEVYSIAQKKWLEVSSISNCKDFQSNRLNLRYKTITGNIKYCHTLNGSSLALPRIMAALLENNQTENKINIPKVLIPYTKFDHIK; this is translated from the coding sequence ATGTTTAAAGCTTTTTTTATACAAAAAAATAGAGAAAAAATTTTATTAGGATTAAAAAAACGAAATTTTCAAAAACTACATATAGTAGATGAAATACTAACTTTATATAAAAAAAAAAAAATAGCTCAAAAAGTATTAAATAAAATATTAGAAAAAGAAAATTTAGTTTCTAAAGAAATAGGAAAAATTATAAATCTTAATAAAATAAATAAAGATATTCAAATAAAATCTTTAAAAGAAAAATCTCTTTTTTTTAAAAAGGAAAAGAAAAATATTAATTTTAAATTAAAAAGAATTATTCAAATTTTAGAGGAAAAATTAAATAAAATTCCTAATATTCCTGATGAAAAAGTAAAAAATAATTTAAAAAAAAATGAAATTATTTTTCAAAAAGAAAAAATTCATTGTAATATTGAAAAACCTCTTACACATTGGGAGTTATCTAAAAAATTTTATTTATTTGATACTAAATTAGGAACAGAAATATGTGGTCCAGGTTTTTTAGTTTATATAGGAAAAGCAGCAAAATTACAAAGAAGTTTAATTCAATATTTTTTAGATAAAAATATACAAGCTTCTTATAAAGAGTATAGTTTACCTTATTTAATTAATAATAAATCTGGATATTATACGGGACAAATTCCAGATAAAGAAAATCAAATGTATTTTATAGAAAAAGATAATCTTTATCTGATTCCTACTGGAGAAATTCCTATTATGAATTGTTATAGAAATAAAATCTTTTTATATAAAGATCTTCCTATTAAATCTACTACTTATACTTCTTGTTTTAGAAGAGAGGCTGGATCTTATGGATTAAAAGTCAGAGGGTTAAATAGGTTGCATCAATTTGAAAAAGTTGAAATTATTCAAATTACTACACAAGATTCATCTTTTTTTTCTTTAGAAGAAATGATTTTACATGTCAAAAGTATTTTACAATCTTTAGATTTACCATTTCGTATTATTTGTTTAAATGGATATGATCTTGGATTTTCATCTTCTATCACTTATGATTTTGAAGTATATTCTATAGCACAAAAAAAATGGTTAGAAGTAAGTTCAATTTCTAATTGTAAAGATTTTCAATCTAATAGATTAAATTTAAGATATAAAACAATTACAGGAAATATAAAATATTGTCATACACTTAATGGTAGTTCTTTAGCATTACCACGCATTATGGCTGCTTTATTAGAAAATAATCAAACTGAAAATAAAATTAATATTCCTAAAGTTTTGATTCCTTATACTAAATTTGATCATATTAAATAA
- the rsmA gene encoding 16S rRNA (adenine(1518)-N(6)/adenine(1519)-N(6))-dimethyltransferase RsmA has translation MLNIIKNKFDQYFLKDKNLAKKIVKNLSFQNYDTIVEIGPGLGILTKYLLNNYNNNVFLIEIDKKLISFLRKNFSISKNRIIHKDFLKWNPEEIQLHNFAIIGNFPYNISSKILFHILKYNQYIQECIGMFQKEVVKRIISDKGNKNYGILSVLIQTFYDVKYLFTVNKKVFSPMPNVKSAVFSLKKKKDILYCNKNLLFQCVKIAFNQRRKKLKNSLQLFHHLPNFYKIPFLNKRAEELSVKEFLQLTKEIEIRK, from the coding sequence ATATTAAATATAATTAAAAATAAATTTGATCAATATTTTTTAAAAGATAAAAATTTAGCAAAAAAAATTGTAAAAAATCTTTCCTTTCAAAATTATGATACAATAGTAGAAATAGGTCCTGGATTAGGAATTTTAACTAAATATTTATTAAATAATTATAATAATAATGTTTTTTTAATAGAAATTGATAAAAAATTAATTTCTTTTTTAAGAAAAAATTTTTCTATTTCTAAAAACAGAATTATTCATAAAGATTTTTTAAAATGGAACCCTGAAGAAATTCAATTACATAATTTTGCAATTATTGGTAATTTTCCTTATAATATTTCTTCTAAAATATTATTTCATATATTAAAATACAATCAATATATACAAGAATGTATTGGTATGTTTCAAAAAGAAGTAGTGAAACGTATTATATCTGATAAAGGAAATAAAAATTATGGAATTTTATCAGTTTTAATTCAAACATTTTATGATGTAAAATATCTTTTTACTGTAAATAAAAAAGTTTTTTCACCTATGCCAAATGTAAAATCTGCTGTTTTTTCTTTAAAAAAGAAAAAAGATATTCTTTATTGTAATAAGAATTTATTATTTCAATGTGTAAAAATTGCTTTTAATCAAAGAAGAAAAAAATTAAAAAATTCTTTACAATTATTTCACCATCTTCCAAATTTTTATAAAATACCGTTTTTAAATAAAAGAGCAGAAGAATTATCTGTAAAAGAATTCCTTCAATTAACAAAAGAAATAGAAATTAGGAAATGA
- a CDS encoding bifunctional 5,10-methylenetetrahydrofolate dehydrogenase/5,10-methenyltetrahydrofolate cyclohydrolase, whose protein sequence is MTKLLNGNELALEIKKEIYDEIKKKIINKKKRIPHLGIILTGNNKSSITYVNSKIKECKNIGIQSSLVHLPVGCLETKLLEEIHKMNKNPLIDGFIVQLPLEKHINHNKIIMSIDPKKDVDGFHPENFGKMALNMKAFFPATALGILTLLEKNKIQIYGKYTVVIGRSNIVGRPISILMSQKNNFKIGNSTVTLTHSYTPNIENYTKKADIIIVAVGIPKFIKKNMIKKGSIIIDVGINSKKNDKKIVGDVDFDNIYGKASYITPVPGGIGPMTRVMLLKNTLIAALNNRKINEKN, encoded by the coding sequence ATGACTAAATTATTAAATGGAAATGAATTAGCATTAGAAATAAAAAAAGAAATTTATGATGAAATAAAAAAGAAAATTATAAATAAAAAAAAACGTATTCCACATCTTGGAATTATATTAACAGGAAATAATAAATCTAGTATCACATATGTAAATAGTAAAATAAAAGAATGTAAAAATATTGGAATTCAATCTTCTTTAGTTCATTTACCAGTAGGATGTTTAGAAACAAAATTATTAGAAGAAATTCATAAAATGAATAAAAATCCATTAATAGATGGTTTTATTGTTCAATTACCTCTTGAAAAACATATTAATCATAATAAAATAATTATGTCTATTGATCCAAAAAAAGATGTAGATGGATTTCATCCTGAAAATTTTGGAAAAATGGCTTTAAATATGAAAGCATTTTTTCCTGCAACTGCATTAGGAATATTAACTCTTTTAGAAAAGAATAAAATTCAAATATATGGAAAATATACTGTAGTAATTGGAAGAAGTAATATAGTCGGAAGACCTATTAGTATTTTAATGAGTCAAAAAAATAATTTTAAAATTGGAAATAGTACAGTAACATTAACTCATAGTTATACACCAAATATAGAAAATTATACAAAAAAAGCTGATATAATCATAGTAGCAGTTGGAATTCCAAAATTTATTAAAAAAAATATGATTAAAAAAGGATCTATTATTATAGATGTAGGAATAAATAGTAAAAAAAATGATAAAAAAATAGTAGGAGATGTAGATTTTGATAATATTTATGGAAAAGCATCATATATTACTCCTGTTCCAGGTGGAATAGGACCTATGACTCGTGTCATGTTATTAAAAAATACTTTAATAGCTGCATTGAATAATAGAAAAATAAATGAAAAAAATTAA
- a CDS encoding 7-carboxy-7-deazaguanine synthase QueE, which produces MKKINFPIKESFYSIQGEGYYYGIAAYFIRFEGCNIKCDWCDTKESWKIKKNDFISIHKIINNINNYTVKNIIITGGEPMMWNLYPLTKILKKKGYRIHVETSGFYPIKEKYIDWITISPKKIKPPLKENYKKTNELKIVISNEKDFLFAEEQAIHVMNTNCFLFLQPEWTNFFKIFPKIIFYIKKNPKWRISLQIHKMLNIP; this is translated from the coding sequence ATGAAAAAAATTAATTTCCCCATAAAAGAATCGTTTTATTCTATTCAAGGAGAAGGATATTATTATGGAATAGCTGCTTATTTTATTCGTTTTGAAGGATGCAATATAAAATGTGATTGGTGTGATACTAAAGAAAGCTGGAAAATAAAAAAAAATGATTTTATTTCAATTCATAAAATTATTAATAATATTAATAATTATACAGTTAAAAACATTATAATTACAGGAGGAGAACCTATGATGTGGAATTTATATCCTTTAACAAAAATTCTTAAAAAAAAAGGATATCGTATTCATGTTGAAACATCAGGATTTTATCCTATAAAAGAAAAATATATAGATTGGATAACTATTTCTCCTAAAAAAATAAAACCACCTTTAAAAGAAAATTATAAAAAAACTAATGAACTAAAAATAGTTATTTCTAATGAAAAGGATTTTCTTTTTGCAGAAGAACAAGCTATTCATGTAATGAATACTAATTGTTTTCTATTTTTACAACCTGAATGGACTAATTTTTTTAAAATATTTCCCAAAATAATTTTTTATATAAAAAAAAATCCAAAATGGAGAATTTCTCTTCAAATACATAAAATGTTAAATATTCCTTAA
- the hisIE gene encoding bifunctional phosphoribosyl-AMP cyclohydrolase/phosphoribosyl-ATP diphosphatase HisIE, with the protein MINLIKKEFFQEKIINNLKFDLIPVIIQDVKTDKVLMLGYMNQEAYQKSIHEKKVTFYSRSKKRLWTKGEISKNYLFIKEILIDCDEDTLLIKVEPAGPVCHKGTDTCWKEINKKNFLFYLEYLIFNRIDKKKKNSYIYQLYKKGINKISQKLGEEAVELIIESKDNNKNLFLNESADLFFHYLILLYKKGFSIQDVLNILKKRHFE; encoded by the coding sequence ATGATTAATTTGATAAAAAAAGAATTTTTTCAAGAAAAAATTATCAATAATTTAAAATTTGATTTAATTCCTGTTATTATTCAAGATGTAAAAACTGATAAAGTATTAATGTTAGGTTATATGAATCAAGAAGCTTATCAAAAAAGTATTCATGAAAAAAAAGTTACTTTTTATAGTAGATCTAAAAAAAGATTATGGACTAAAGGAGAAATTAGTAAAAATTATCTTTTTATTAAAGAAATATTAATAGATTGTGATGAAGATACTTTATTAATTAAAGTAGAACCTGCAGGACCGGTTTGTCATAAAGGAACAGATACTTGTTGGAAAGAAATTAATAAAAAAAATTTTTTATTTTATTTAGAATATTTAATTTTTAATAGAATAGATAAAAAAAAGAAAAATTCTTATATATATCAATTATATAAAAAAGGAATTAATAAAATATCTCAAAAATTAGGAGAAGAAGCTGTAGAATTAATTATTGAATCTAAAGACAATAATAAAAATTTATTTTTAAATGAATCCGCAGATTTATTTTTTCATTACCTTATTCTTTTATATAAAAAAGGTTTTTCTATACAAGATGTTCTCAATATTTTAAAAAAAAGACATTTTGAATAA
- the hisF gene encoding imidazole glycerol phosphate synthase subunit HisF, protein MLAKRIIPCLDIKNRRTVKGVNFQHLKDAGDPIKLVCWYAKQGADELIFLDITATNEKRKTLTSLVKDISSHINIPFTVGGGIREEEDVELLLSAGADKISINTAAFKDPNLLENFSKRFGSQCIVLAIDTKYEKNEWWVYLNGGRIPTKIKTLDWAKEASNRGAGEILLTSMNHDGTKNGFALDITKKISENISIPVIASGGAGKLEDFYKIFKIGKADAALAASIFHYKEIEIPNLKYYLKKFHIPVRITI, encoded by the coding sequence ATGTTAGCTAAACGAATTATACCTTGTTTAGATATTAAAAATAGAAGAACAGTAAAAGGTGTTAATTTTCAACATTTAAAAGATGCTGGAGATCCAATTAAATTAGTTTGTTGGTATGCAAAACAAGGTGCAGATGAATTGATTTTTTTAGATATTACTGCTACAAATGAAAAACGTAAAACATTAACTAGCTTAGTAAAAGATATTTCTAGTCATATTAATATTCCTTTTACGGTTGGTGGAGGTATTAGAGAAGAAGAGGATGTTGAATTATTATTATCTGCAGGAGCAGATAAAATATCTATTAATACTGCTGCTTTTAAAGATCCAAATCTTTTAGAAAATTTTTCTAAAAGATTTGGAAGTCAATGTATTGTATTAGCTATAGATACAAAATATGAAAAAAATGAATGGTGGGTATATTTAAATGGTGGAAGAATTCCTACTAAAATAAAAACATTAGATTGGGCAAAAGAAGCTTCTAATAGAGGAGCAGGAGAAATATTATTAACTTCAATGAATCATGATGGAACAAAAAATGGATTTGCTTTAGATATTACTAAAAAAATATCAGAAAATATTTCTATTCCAGTTATTGCTTCAGGTGGTGCTGGAAAATTAGAAGATTTTTATAAAATATTTAAAATTGGAAAAGCAGATGCTGCTTTAGCTGCCAGTATATTTCATTATAAAGAAATAGAAATTCCAAATCTTAAATATTATTTAAAAAAATTTCATATTCCTGTAAGAATAACAATATAA
- the hisA gene encoding 1-(5-phosphoribosyl)-5-[(5-phosphoribosylamino)methylideneamino]imidazole-4-carboxamide isomerase produces the protein MNIIVAIDLIDGKCVRLIQGDFKKKKIYNNDPLEMAYFLENNGISRLHLVDLDGAKKGKVVHWKILEKIAKNTHLIIDFGGGIHTEDDIRAVFDNGGHMATIGSIAVKKPILLKKWIHIYGKEKILLGVDIKNNKIATNGWTKFFDIPFFDFLKEKNNHGIKKIFCTDISKDGIMSGPSFSLYKKIIQKFPNIEFIASGGIRNIEDINKLSNLGCKGVIIGKAIYEKKISLLELINWEKKNNNN, from the coding sequence ATGAATATTATAGTAGCTATAGATTTAATTGATGGAAAATGTGTCCGTTTAATACAAGGTGATTTTAAAAAAAAAAAAATTTATAATAATGATCCACTAGAAATGGCTTATTTTTTAGAAAATAATGGAATATCTCGACTTCATTTAGTAGATTTAGACGGAGCAAAAAAAGGAAAAGTGGTACATTGGAAAATTTTAGAAAAAATAGCAAAAAATACACATTTAATTATAGATTTTGGAGGTGGAATTCATACTGAAGATGATATACGTGCTGTATTTGATAATGGAGGACATATGGCAACTATTGGAAGTATTGCTGTCAAAAAACCAATTCTTTTAAAAAAGTGGATTCATATTTACGGAAAAGAAAAAATTTTATTAGGAGTAGATATAAAAAATAATAAAATTGCAACTAATGGATGGACAAAATTTTTTGATATTCCATTTTTTGATTTTTTAAAAGAAAAAAATAATCATGGAATAAAAAAAATTTTCTGTACGGATATATCTAAAGATGGAATTATGTCTGGACCATCTTTTTCTTTATATAAAAAAATTATTCAAAAATTTCCTAATATTGAATTTATAGCAAGTGGAGGAATTAGAAATATAGAAGATATAAATAAATTATCAAATTTAGGATGTAAAGGAGTCATTATTGGAAAAGCTATATATGAAAAAAAAATATCATTATTAGAACTTATAAATTGGGAAAAAAAAAATAATAATAATTAA
- the hisH gene encoding imidazole glycerol phosphate synthase subunit HisH: MKTIIIKYPAGNVQSVLFSLERIGVQAIVTDSLESIKNAEKIILPGVGEANCAMKHLKEKKLDILLSKLKQPILGICLGMQLLCKSSEERSTTCIGIFDLLVKKFQSNNKNDKIPQIGWNTIHNLKGPLFENIPNESYQYFVHSYYVPLGKYTISKTEYIISYSSALQKNNFYAVQFHPEKSSYVGHKILENFIRL; encoded by the coding sequence ATGAAAACAATTATCATAAAATATCCAGCTGGAAATGTACAGTCGGTCCTTTTTTCTTTAGAAAGAATAGGAGTACAAGCTATAGTTACAGATTCTTTAGAATCTATTAAAAATGCAGAAAAAATTATTTTACCAGGAGTTGGAGAGGCTAATTGTGCTATGAAACATTTAAAAGAAAAAAAATTGGATATACTTTTATCTAAATTAAAACAACCTATATTAGGAATATGTTTAGGAATGCAATTACTTTGTAAGTCTTCAGAAGAAAGAAGTACTACATGTATAGGAATTTTTGATTTATTAGTTAAAAAATTTCAATCAAATAATAAAAATGATAAAATACCTCAAATAGGTTGGAACACTATTCATAATCTAAAAGGTCCTTTATTTGAAAATATTCCAAATGAAAGTTATCAATATTTTGTTCATAGTTATTATGTCCCTTTGGGAAAATATACAATATCAAAAACAGAATATATAATTTCTTATAGTTCTGCATTACAAAAAAATAATTTTTATGCTGTACAATTTCATCCAGAAAAATCTTCTTATGTAGGACATAAGATATTAGAAAATTTTATACGATTGTAA
- the hisB gene encoding bifunctional histidinol-phosphatase/imidazoleglycerol-phosphate dehydratase HisB produces MKKILFIDRDGTIIKENIPTYQIDSIEKVNFYPKVIFFLSKIVQELNYDLVMVTNQDGLGTNNFPEKIFWPIHNHILNVLKTEGINFSSVHIDKTFPEEKSSTRKPEIGMLINYLQSDLYNISKSFVIGDRLNDVLLAKNLGCKSIWIKENNNFKNLTKEEKNYYSIIDEKSLKKIISLKTDNWKNIYEYLSSISNKKLIYKRTTLETNIKISILLNGKGRSHIQTGLGFFDHLLQQIALHSSIDINIQTKGDLYVDEHHTIEDTGIAFGEIFNQSLENNKKGIERYGFYLIPMDDSLSTVALDLGGRSQLIWKVKFFREKIGKVPTEMFYHFFKSFSLSAKCNLYIHSTGKNEHHKIESIFKCFAKSIKMAIKKNDYNNQIPSSKGIL; encoded by the coding sequence ATGAAAAAAATATTGTTCATTGATAGAGATGGTACTATTATAAAAGAAAATATTCCTACATATCAAATTGATAGTATTGAAAAAGTTAATTTTTATCCAAAAGTTATATTTTTTTTATCAAAAATAGTACAAGAATTGAATTATGATTTAGTAATGGTGACCAATCAAGATGGATTAGGAACAAATAATTTTCCTGAAAAAATATTTTGGCCTATTCATAATCATATTTTAAATGTTCTAAAAACAGAAGGAATAAATTTTTCTTCTGTTCATATAGATAAAACTTTTCCAGAAGAAAAATCTTCTACTAGAAAACCTGAAATAGGAATGCTTATTAATTATTTACAGTCTGATTTATATAATATTTCTAAATCTTTTGTTATTGGAGATAGATTAAATGATGTATTACTTGCTAAAAATTTAGGATGTAAATCTATATGGATCAAAGAAAATAATAATTTTAAAAATTTAACAAAAGAAGAAAAAAATTATTATTCGATTATAGATGAAAAAAGTTTAAAAAAAATAATATCTTTAAAAACAGATAATTGGAAAAATATTTATGAATATTTATCTTCTATTTCTAATAAAAAATTAATATATAAACGTACTACATTAGAAACTAATATTAAAATATCTATTTTATTAAATGGTAAAGGACGATCTCATATACAAACAGGTCTTGGATTTTTTGATCATCTTTTACAACAAATAGCATTACATAGTTCTATCGATATAAATATTCAAACAAAAGGAGATCTTTATGTAGATGAACACCATACAATAGAAGATACTGGTATTGCTTTTGGAGAAATATTTAATCAATCTTTAGAAAATAATAAAAAAGGAATAGAACGTTATGGGTTTTATTTAATTCCTATGGATGATAGTTTGTCTACAGTAGCATTAGATCTTGGAGGTAGAAGTCAACTAATATGGAAAGTAAAATTTTTTAGAGAGAAAATAGGAAAAGTTCCTACCGAAATGTTTTATCATTTTTTTAAATCTTTTTCTTTATCTGCAAAATGTAATTTATATATTCATTCTACAGGGAAAAATGAACATCATAAAATAGAATCTATTTTTAAATGTTTTGCAAAATCTATTAAAATGGCAATAAAAAAAAATGATTATAATAATCAAATACCTAGTTCTAAAGGAATATTATAA
- the hisC gene encoding histidinol-phosphate transaminase, with protein MNNNNKDFSNFDLSSLIRDNILKLDPYISARIEHDKEKNSIFLDANENSFGSPLSFLNSYNRYPDPLQKELKEKISNLKNISTSKIFLGNGSDEIIDLIYRIFSRPEIDHAIIFPPTYGMYEVSGKIHGVDIIKISLTEHKYQLNLEKIEKFIFSTKNNKIIFICSPNNPTGNDIKKKDIEYIIKKFTGIVVLDEAYIDFSNQKSFSMEIDKYPNLIIIQTLSKSWGLAGLRIGIAIASEDIIQWMNKIKHPYNISIQSQKIAIKALENKDLFFYHLKNILLERKYIEESLKKISIIQKVYPSSANFLLIKTKINFCSKHLYQYLIKKKIIIRDRSKIIMCNNCLRITVGTHEENEYLIDQIKKYSIQKIKM; from the coding sequence ATGAATAATAATAATAAAGATTTTTCAAATTTTGATTTATCTTCTTTAATAAGAGATAATATTTTAAAATTAGATCCTTATATATCCGCAAGAATAGAACATGATAAAGAAAAAAATTCTATTTTTTTAGATGCTAATGAAAATTCTTTTGGATCTCCTTTATCTTTTTTAAATTCTTATAATAGATATCCAGATCCTTTACAAAAAGAATTAAAAGAAAAAATTTCTAATTTAAAAAATATCTCTACATCTAAAATATTTTTAGGAAATGGAAGTGATGAAATTATTGATTTAATTTATCGTATTTTTTCTCGTCCAGAAATAGATCATGCTATAATTTTTCCTCCTACTTATGGTATGTATGAAGTAAGTGGAAAAATTCATGGAGTAGATATAATTAAAATTTCTCTTACAGAGCATAAATATCAATTAAATTTAGAAAAAATAGAAAAATTTATTTTTAGTACTAAAAATAATAAAATTATTTTTATTTGTTCTCCAAATAATCCTACAGGTAACGATATAAAAAAAAAAGATATTGAATACATTATAAAAAAATTTACAGGAATTGTTGTTTTAGATGAAGCTTATATTGATTTTTCCAATCAAAAATCATTTTCTATGGAAATTGATAAATATCCTAATTTAATTATAATACAAACACTTTCTAAGTCTTGGGGATTAGCAGGATTAAGAATAGGAATAGCTATTGCTTCTGAAGATATTATTCAATGGATGAATAAAATTAAACATCCATATAATATTAGTATTCAATCTCAAAAAATAGCAATTAAAGCTCTTGAAAATAAAGATTTATTTTTTTATCATTTAAAAAATATTCTTTTAGAAAGAAAATATATAGAAGAGTCATTAAAAAAAATTTCTATTATACAAAAAGTATATCCTAGTTCTGCTAATTTTTTATTAATAAAAACAAAAATTAATTTTTGTTCAAAACATCTTTATCAATATTTAATAAAAAAAAAAATTATAATTAGAGATCGATCAAAAATTATTATGTGTAATAATTGTTTAAGAATTACAGTAGGGACTCACGAAGAAAATGAATATTTAATAGATCAAATTAAAAAATATTCTATACAAAAAATAAAAATGTAA
- the hisD gene encoding histidinol dehydrogenase — MDMIPVYINPTDKICNFILNRSFKKDNQLTDLVASIIDNVKNYGDTAVKNYTIKYDHVNITDIQITEDDLQKANMIISNSLKKSIKIAYENIKLFHKNQIHKESKIEILPGVFCWRKSIPIEKIGFYIPGGSAPLLSTVLMLGIPAKLVGCKNIILCTPPNKNGKIHPSILYTAQYVGITKIYKVGGVQAIAAMTYGTESIPSVYKIFGPGNSYVTKAKQIVSQKGIVSIDIPAGPSEVVIMADEKANPKYVAADLLSQSEHDPESYTLLVTINNKFWIEKVQKELKKQFFHILEKKNIIEKSLKKSKIVIFSSLEKCMNLINKIAPEHLIINCKDSFFWSKKVINAGSVFLGNYSPVSIGDYASGTNHVLPTDGHAKSYSGLSIDSFIKKITFQKISKEGLKNLSECVNILSSEEGLIAHKKSINIRLKNEF, encoded by the coding sequence ATGGATATGATCCCAGTGTATATTAATCCTACAGATAAAATCTGTAATTTTATTTTAAATAGATCTTTTAAAAAAGATAATCAATTAACAGATTTAGTTGCTTCTATCATTGATAATGTAAAAAATTATGGAGATACGGCTGTAAAAAATTATACAATAAAATATGATCATGTTAATATAACAGATATTCAAATAACAGAAGATGATTTGCAAAAAGCAAATATGATAATTTCAAATTCTTTGAAAAAATCTATAAAAATTGCATATGAAAATATAAAATTATTTCATAAAAATCAAATACATAAAGAATCTAAAATAGAAATTTTACCAGGAGTTTTTTGTTGGAGAAAGTCTATTCCAATAGAAAAAATAGGTTTTTATATCCCAGGAGGATCTGCTCCTTTATTATCCACTGTATTAATGTTAGGAATACCAGCAAAATTAGTAGGATGTAAAAATATTATTTTATGTACACCTCCTAATAAAAATGGAAAAATTCATCCATCTATATTATATACAGCTCAATATGTTGGAATAACAAAAATATATAAAGTAGGAGGAGTACAAGCCATTGCTGCTATGACTTATGGAACAGAAAGTATTCCTTCTGTATATAAAATATTTGGACCAGGAAATTCTTATGTTACAAAAGCTAAACAAATTGTATCTCAAAAAGGAATTGTATCTATTGATATACCTGCAGGACCTTCAGAAGTTGTTATTATGGCGGATGAAAAAGCAAATCCAAAATATGTTGCAGCTGATTTATTATCTCAATCTGAACATGATCCAGAAAGCTATACTCTTTTAGTAACAATAAATAATAAATTTTGGATAGAAAAAGTACAAAAAGAATTAAAAAAACAATTTTTTCATATTTTAGAAAAAAAAAATATTATTGAAAAATCTTTAAAAAAAAGTAAAATAGTTATTTTTTCTTCTTTAGAAAAATGTATGAATTTAATAAATAAAATAGCACCAGAACATCTTATTATTAATTGTAAAGATTCTTTTTTTTGGAGTAAAAAAGTAATTAATGCAGGATCTGTTTTTTTAGGAAATTATTCTCCAGTAAGTATTGGTGATTATGCTTCTGGAACAAACCATGTATTACCAACAGATGGACATGCAAAATCTTATAGTGGATTATCTATAGATAGTTTTATTAAAAAAATAACTTTTCAAAAAATATCTAAGGAAGGATTGAAAAATTTATCAGAATGTGTAAATATTTTATCTTCCGAAGAAGGATTAATAGCACATAAAAAATCCATTAATATTCGATTAAAAAATGAATTTTAA